From the Actinomyces sp. zg-332 genome, the window AATTGGAGACTTTTTATGTCGAGATGTTGTCGAGCTAGTAGACAACAAAGGACAACCGGTGGCAAGAGGATTTGTCTCATATGACTCTGATGAATTGCCTTTAATATGTGGTAAGAATAGTGAAGAAATGATTAAAGCAGGTATTAGAGTACCCAAACCAGTTGTACATAGAGACGATTTGGCTGAAATAAAATACTTAATTTAAATGATATTTGAAGAAGGCGTTATGAATACTACAGTTTCAGATATGAGTGCAGAAGAATTTCTTATATCTCATAAAAAAACTTTAAAAATTGGTGCAAAATTCCTAAAAAATGCTACTAGGGAAATAAAAGATAGTGCGTTACATAATATAGCCAAAGAATTAGAATTTAGAGCTAGTGAAATAGTTGAAGAAAATAAGAAAGATTTAGCAAAAGCTCGAGAAAATAATTTAAGTGAAGGAATAATAGATCGACTTTTATTAGATGAAGAACGAGTTAAAAATATTGCTAATAGTGTTAGAGAAATTGCAAGTTTCCCAGATCCAGTTGGCAATATTGTATCCGGAACTAAAATGCCTAATGGTTTAAAAGTAACATCTATAACTGTTCCACTAGGTGTTGTTGGGATAATATATGAGGCACGTCCAAATGTGACAGTTGATACAGCATGCTTAGGAATAAAGAGTGGGAATGCTGTTATATTACGAGGTGGTAGTGCAGCTTTACATACTAATGCAAAGATAGTAGAAATAATGAATAATGCATTAGTGCAAAGTGGTATGCCTACAGGTTTAATATGTAGCGTAGATGAATTTGGTCGTGCTGGAGCAAAAGCAATGATGACTGCTCGAGGAATAATAGATGTCCTTATTCCAAGAGGTGGTGCAGATTTAATATCTACAGTGGTTGAAAATTCAACTGTACCAGTTATTGAAACCGGTACTGGAAATTGTCATATTTATGTAGATAAAAGTGCAGATATAGATAAAGCTATAAACATATTATTGAACTCAAAAACGCAAAGGGTTGGAGTATGCAATGCAGCTGAAACCTTGCTTGTACATAAAGATATAAAAGACATTTTTCTACAACGCGCATTACAAGAATTGTCAGATAAAAATGTTATAGTACATGGATGCGAAAAAACTAAAGATATAGCGGATAAAATTGAAAATCTGAAATTTGAATTAGCTACATTGCAAGACTGGGAAAAAGAATATCTGTCACATGATATTGCATGTAAAATAGTGGAAAGCATTGATGAAGCAATAGAACATATAAATGAGTATTCTTCAAAGCATACTGAAGCAATATGTGCATATGATTTACAAGCTGTGGACAAATTCAAAGAAGAAATTGATTCAGCTACTATTGCGGTAAATGCCTCTACACGATTTACAGATGGCGGTCAATTTGGATTGGGTGCTGAAGTTGGTATATCTACACAAAAATTGCATGCACGTGGTCCGATGGGGTTGTCATCACTTACAACTATAAGTTGGTATGTCGAAGGTGACGGAACTATAAGAAAATAGGTTTATTATGCAAATAAATACAGGAAATGACCCTAGCCGAATAGGTATAATGGGCGGAACTTTTGATCCGATTCATCATGGTCATCTTGTAGCTGCTAGTGAAGTTCAAGATGTATTCAATTTAGATGAAGTCATTTTTGTTCCAACATGTGTACAACCTTTCAAAAAGGATAGAGACTTAACTCTTGCTGAACATCGATATCTAATGACCACTATTGCCACAGCTTCAAATTCCAAATTTTCAGTTTCAAGAGTTGATATAGAACGAGGAGGAATTACTTATACTATTGATACCTTGAAAGACTTGCGTAAACTATACCCTAAAGCTGAGTTTTTCTTTATTACAGGAGCAGATGCATTAGAAACAATATTTAATTGGAAAAATAGCGATGAACTATTTGATTTGGCAACATTCGTTGGTGTTACTCGTCCTAACCACGATATTGATTCACAGATGCTCGATAAAGTAAGTATAGTTGAAGTCCCAGCAATGGCAATTTCTTCTACAGATTGTAGACAAAGAGTGAGAGAAAATAAACCAATATGGTATTTAGTGCCTGAGGGAGTGGTACAGTATATAGGAAAGTACCACTTGTACAAAATGAAAGATGAAGAAAAATAATATGTTTGAACCAGAAGTTGAAAATCTAGTTATAGTAGCTATAAAAGCTGCAATGGAAAAACAAGCTGAAGAAATAATTGCTATAGATGTTAGCTCTAGATTAGCACTTACAGACGCTTTTATTATTGCCTCAGCTGACACGCAACGTCAAGTTTCAGCAATTGTTGACTTCATAGATGAGCAAATGCATAAAAATGGTGTAGTTGCTACAAGAAAAGAGGGACTTACTGAATGTCACTGGGTACTATTAGACTATGGTGCAATAGTTGTACACGTACAGTTAACTGAAGATAGAGAATACTATGACTTAGAACGTTTATGGTCAGATTGCCCACGTTTTGAAATACCTAACTCAGTATTTGGAGAATTAACAGGTGACTAAGATAATTTTGTGGAGACACGGTCAAACAGCTTATAACTTAGAAAAAAGATTTCAAGGTCAAACAGATATTCCTCTGAATGAAACGGGGATTAAACAGGCTGAGAATGCTGCTATTTTCCTAAACAAATATAAACCAACTCACATTATTACTTCTGATTTAGGAAGGGCTAAGCAAACTGGCGAAAAATTAGCTGAGCTATCTGGTATAAAAATTGTAACAGACGCCCGTTTACGTGAAAGTGGATTTGGTGTTTGGGAAGGTTTGACTAGAGATGAAATTGTATCTAAGTGGCCGAAAGAATTTGAAAACTGGCAGCAGGGGATACGTCCTGAGAACTTGAACATTGAACCAGTAGACTCTATTGGTGCTAGATTTAGTCAAAGTGTAAATGAACATGTATCAAACCTCAATGACGATAGTGTCATTGTATTTGTTAGTCATGGCGGAGCTATCTTGAAGGGTGTTTCTGTCTTACTCGGTTTGTCTGCTGGGTTTAGGGGGATAAGACTTCTAAATAATTGTTCTTGGTGTGTGCTGGAAAAAGCTGCGTCAGGAGATTGGGTACTATCAGAATATAATCCGATTAATATTGCTTAATTATATTTGATTTACCGTTGTAATAGGAGAATACATACTAGTATAAAAGTGATTATTCGTTATTATTGTGCTTGTAAGTATATAGTGGTATATTAATTGTTGGTGTTTTTATGACATCAACAATTGGGGCTATAGCGCAGTTGGTAGCGCGCTTCCATGGCATGGAAGAGGTCACGGGTTCGATTCCCGTTAGCTCCACTGAAGGGACGCTCATTTTGATACAAAGTGGGCGTCCTTTTGTATGCCCGAAATCTGAACGAAAAGCCAGGTCAGAGAGGATTTGTTTTCGTCTGGTCTGTTGGGCGGTGCCTGCAGGTAGGGGAGTAGGGCAGCCGAATTTCGGGTACTCGTGCTGCCTGGTGCGTGCCCGTGGGCTGAGCCGCCAAATTGTGCGGCTTGCGCCAAAAAGTATCCGAAGCGCCAAAAGGTATAGGCAGGTAGTGCGGAGCGTGGCGACTTGTTGGAAGGGGGGAGGAGTCCGTCGTTGCCGATCATGGGATCTTGCGGCGAGTATGCGTTGAGCGCTGCACTCATCGCACTCGGTCTTGCCGACAATGAACTTCACTCGATTGGCGTTGCGATCGCAGTCTAGATTTGGGCACCCTTTGACCCGCTAATCTTTCTCGAGAATTCTCGGAGCCATTGCTTTCGCCACCTCGGTTGTTAATTTCGACCTCTACTTCTATGCCGAGCGCATCGTTGGAGGCCGGGTCAATGAGGAGAGTCAAGTGACCTGATTCGAGATCTCGTTTGAGTGATTTGAACTCATCGAGTACAGCTGCTCTGCTTTCCCAAAGCCCCCGGCGAGGAGTTTGTCTGAAGGATCGTTCTCGACAATGGCACCCACGTTTGGGACGATGGTTGTCTCAAGGAAGTCTCGGTAGGAGTCGAGGGCCTCTACAAACGCTATTGCTTCGCCAGATTCAGCAAACAGTGCATCTTCGAATGTCCAGGGCCTTGTGGATGACTTCAAAGGATCGATGCACTGATGCCATCCTGCTCGCCTGTGCCATCGCACGATTCTTGTATTCATGTACTCCTGGTTTGCCAGGTAGCCAACATCTTCCTAGAGCTGTTCAATCGAATGGAAAGCAGCTGTAGACAAGGAAGCCAGAGCCTGAGTCCGTAAGAGATGCTGGAATTCAGGAGATTCTATTGCTGATGCCTCGCGAGCCAATAAGGCGCCTGCAAGATAGAGAGCGCGCCGGTCATTCGCTTGGCCTTGAGCGCCGCGTCCACCTGTGCGTTGATTGCATCGACTGCTTCGAGGGCGGGGACCGGGGTTCGGGAGCGAGTGAAATGCCTCGGAGCAAACCTCCGTTGTAATATGCTCAACTTCAATGAAAGCTCGCAAACCCACAGGTGAGCCAAAGAGGCCTGTGAATCCGTCCGCATCCCCTAGCTGCTCCCCGCTCAGACAGGCGGTCGGACACTCACGTCACCACCGTTCCACGCCACAGCTCATAGACGTAGGTTCGGTTCGCCATTCATTGAGTCTGGATCGGTCGTTGTTACAAGTCGACTACCATTGCAACGAAATCAAGCAAAGGCCTTCACAATCCTTATGATATCTGACACACTGGAAACCGTGAATCTCGCCGCAGTTCAAGGAGGATCAAATGTCGACTACGACTCAGATGCCGCAACCCGTCACTACTGACCCGAAGACCGACGCTGATCAGCTCTTCACCGATCTCGTCTATTCCTTTGGTACTGCATCTAAGCTCACGGCCTCGGGGTACGATGGGTCTATCGAGGCAATGAGCCTCACACGTACAAGCCCCTGCGACTGCAGTAGCTGCGCCTCGATTGTTCCAACGTCATGCGGTCAAACGTATGGCGCCGCTGCTCTATGCCCGTATTGCTGACTTCCTAGGTGTCTTTCAGAGCAAAGTCCCGGCATCAATTGGTTTTCTGATGAGAAGGAAGCAGCGGAGGAATGACCAACTATTCTAAGTATGCTCCCTTTTCAGGGGTCTATGCACGCAGAATCAGTGCATTGTCTCACGCTGAAGCCAGGCGATTGTGCCGCGAGCTTGTATCTATTATTCACGCTCACGACCAAGTTGCGTTTGATGAAGCTCGAATGAATAATCAGCTGCTTGATATCATTCGGGCCGCCAGGCCAGATCTTTACGCTTCAATTGAAGATCAATTCTCTCCGAATTTATCAGCGAGAGACGTACCAACTCGCAGAACAGATCGAGTCATACGATCAATCGAGAACTATGCATTGCGTTGCGCAAGTCGCGCTACGCCTTTCTCTCTTTCATCCAGTATCGTTTTCGATCTAGACCAAGAGATTTCGGACCCAGAATTAGAAGAGAGACCTTCCTATATCTTCACAGCTTTCGAAATGAGCAAAGACTCACCTAATGCTCCCGCACTCGCTGCAGATTCATGGCTCTTCAAGAACCAACTAATTACACGACTCTCACAATCTACGTATGAAGTCCCCGTTCCATGGAATGCGCATAAACATTCGCAATCGAGCGACCTATTCCTATTCAAGGGTCACCCTAAATTCCACACACTTTGAAGTGTTGAATCGGGCTAACACTGGTGTTCAGATTCAAACACTAATAAGGGAATTTGTCAGCCAATATGGTGTGAGCGAGCAGCGTCTTCGAGACGTCTTACTTAGCCTCATTGAGACTGGGCTACTAATTCAGATCCGTAATCCTGAACACTTTCTCGACGAGATTCGACCTGTCACGTTAAAGACTGATTCAATTGAGTCGCTTGCGACTATGAGCATAGATCCAACAACGGTCATGGCTCGGACTCCGATGACCGAAGCAGCGCAGGTTCCAAACGACGGCAAGATCGCACGACACGTGGATACAACCATGTTATTACTCGAGCAGACGGCTCCCTCACAGATCAGCAACGCATACGATCAATGGTTAGACAAATTTGCCGAAAACTATGGATTTAATACGGCAGTCAATGCTCTCACGGTTTTCGATCCAATCGCAGGAATTGGACCAATTCAGCTCGGACTCGAAGACCAACCCTCTGGCACACTTGCCTCGCAGCCATTAGTAAGCTTTCTGTTGGATGCGCACCATCCAAACCAGCTGCAGATGAAGAAGGACTTCTACATTCTCGATTCGAAAGTAGTTCACAGAGCACTCAGAGAGCGCAGACAGGACTCGTCTGGAAGGACAATCACTCACGATTCAAGAGTCAAGGACCTCATGTTTGAGTTGTTCGAGCATCCAACGTTGGGCCTTCTGTTCTTACCAGCGATCCTCGGGGCTACCGATCCAGGTGCACTCCTTGGCCGATTCGCTTCGCTCCTCAGTTCAAATGAAGTATCGCGGATCTGGGGTCAAGGTTCTTCCGAACAGATCGAGGTCGTTCAGCTGCGCCCGTTCTTTCACAGTCGACAATGTCAACAGCTTTCGGCCCAGTTTCAGCCCCCGGGACGGTACATATGCCCTCAGGTCGCCAACCCATACGATCCTTCGGCAATTTCTTTGTCCGAACTCCTATTCTGTCTCGCGGACGGGGGCATGAGGATCCTAGACCGAAGAACAGGACTACCAATCCTCGTTCAATCTCAGTCAATGATTACGCTCGCACAGTTCGATCCAATCTCGAAAACAATTCTCGCTATCGCCCGCCGCGGAGAACCTGCCTACACACTTTTCCAAGAAGAGCCTTGGAGTGCAAGGGAGACGCACCGTCCCGGAGTCATTCTCGATGGTGTTGTCCTCCGACGACCTCAATGGAGGCTGCCCGCTGGAATGTTCTCCGACTACTCAGATGATGAGCCCTTCCGACGCTGGAAACAAATGGTTAATCTTCCAGATCATGTCAGAATTGGAAGGGGCGATCAAATACAGGAGTTCGACCTCTCAAACATAGATGAATACCAAGCTTTCAAACGATCAGTAGGCCCGAGGGCGTCGATCCTAGATGCCGCATTTTTCACCCTCAACACAGACGACCGTAAAGTTGAATATTTATATAGATATGTCCCAAAGTCAACGAATTCAATCCAGACTCTGAGACCTTCAGAAACTTTTTCGCTGATCGATCCGAAAGACGGCGATAAAGTAGAAGAATGGCGCGCATACGAATTTACTACACCATCCGGTTTGATACCGGAGATTTCCGACTTTCGTCAGGTAATTCAATTTTTCAAAGACATGGGCGGCAAAAATTGGCACTTTCTTCACTATACCAACCCCGATGCCCATTTGAGACTGAGATTCCAGCTGCCTCCCGAGGCGAATGCGCAATCAAAGATTCTTAACGGGCTTGACGCTTTGATAGAAAGCCTCCGAGGCGAAAACTACAAAAAAGTTCGAATTGTCGAATTTTTTCCCGAATATACACGTTATACTCGAACGACATCTATCGAATCAATTTTTGAAATCTTTACCAGAAGTTCCGAGCTCGCTTTGAGTGAGCGGCTCACTCTCCAGACAACACAGAATCGCAAACAGGTCATCCTATCCGCCGTAACCTCATTTATGGAGCTTGTCCGATACTATTTTCCAGAAACTTGGGCGACAGCGATCGTTAAAGCATTCAAAAGGGGATCGTTCGAGGATCCGAAACACTTCGATAAGCAGAGAACTTCATTACGATACGAAATCGTACACGAAATCGAAGATAAAGTGCTCGAAGTTGGGCCTCGCTATAAAAATTACAATGAGATTGGCACCGACATTATACCCTCAGTTATGCATATGCACTTTAATCGCGTCGCCGGAATCGATCGGGGTGGAGAAGCTGATTACACCGCGATTATCAGGAAGTTTTCGTTATCGCGACTAGCTCGATTAAAGATGAGATGTTATTTAGAGTCATCAGACACTCCGGTGGAATCAGACTAGTGATATGAATATTGACCTGGATTTTGAAAGACTATCGGAACTCTATCTTGATCAGATCAAGCTTCGCTTGCAACCAAATTCAGACCGTTACTTATTTGACATTTCTAAGATGAATCCGAGGGCCGCAATCTCTGATCTTCTTTCTTATCCTTCGGGCGTTGGAGGCTATATATATTGTCTCCGGCTAATCGCAAGCGCAACAGGTTCGCTTGAGGCTAAAAGTCTAGCAGACCGCCTCTTTGAACTCGCACTTGTTACATATAAACAAAATCGAACAGACATTCGCGCGATTCAAGAACTATTCGCATTAGCTGATTTGAGCATCTCGCAATACGGCAAGGCCGATTCGCACTTGCAGACAATCATTTTAGAATGGATGGATACCATTTCAGTCGCTCTCTTGGATCAACTTGATCGGGAGGACTTGATTCATCACGGCTTTGTAAGTACCGATTTGGTGTCGGGCATTTGTCGTGGAATTCTGCTTGTTGAGGGATATTGCGCTCCTCATTCACTCGAATTACTTCAAGAGCTTCTGAAACTTGAGACTTGTGAAAGTGGCAAGCGAGTTAGAGCTTCTTTCAGCGGCGCTCCATCTCTTGTTTGGGCTGAAAAGGCGGTGGTTGCAAGCCATCGAAACTACGGAATCGTTCATGGTCTCGATGGAATTTGTACAACGCTTTGCAGCGCATTATCTCGTTATTGTACTACGGACTCGTATGACGCAGTTACCTATGAGCGAGGTTTGGATACGGTTGATGATTATTTGGAATGGCGGATCGATTCGGCCGAAATGAAGATTGGCCAAATTCCCATGACTGAAGTCTTGCTCAACGACGGATCATGCATCGATTGCTTTGCTGATGATGGGATATGGTGTTATGGCGGATCAGGATTGCTTGGCGCATGTAATGCCCGAATTGGCCTCGATAGCGGCCCATTCGCCCTGACAGACAAATTTGTCATGTTAGCTGATCGCGTATTTCATGATCCGGTTGCGAAGTCTCTCACCTTATGTCACGGGGAATCCGGTCGCATTCTAAGTTTGCGCAATTTTAGTGACTTAATTGACTGTGCTTTTTCACAAGAGGAATTGCGCCTGGCTTTCTGTCAGCGTCTAGGGAAGCTACTCAGCAGGGGTGATTTGTCAGGATATCTCGATCCTGACCTACTGTTTTCTAACGATCCTCTTAATATTGGTGTTCTGTCCGGATTGGGAGGAGTGGTAATTGCTTATTTTGAAACATTATGCGAACGGTTGCCCCCGTCACATTTTGCAGAAAGTTGTCTATTGGCGGCTCCGTGGCTTCGGCCATATCGAACGCTCCATGTGTGAACACGAGTGTTGATTCCAGAACGTCGATTTCGTACAGTGGATGAATGGCTTTTCTCTGCTCTGATTTGCACAGTTGAGGTGTGTCGCGCCTTTAGAGTTTTGAGGATTGCTTGAACTGGTAGTGTGACGGCGGGTTTACCGATGAAGTCATGGCCAGCGATTCGCATGGTGACGTGGTGCAGCGGTAGGAGTTCTTGAATTGCTTTCTTGAGTGTGAGGCCGGTTTTGCTCTGAGTTCCTCGGACTACAGCGAGGGCTGTGAACACGAAAGTGAGGTGGGCTTCGATCGCTTCTTGGGCGTGGTAGAAGATGGGGCGGGCTCGCAGGTCTGTCTTGGACATGCGGAAGGACTGCTTGACGTACCACAGGTCGTGGCAGGAACTGATCACCTCCCGACTTTGCACAGTTTTTGTGTGTCATTTCGCCAGAGCATTGAGGATGTGACGCCAACTTCAAAATTTCATTCGTGCGCCGCAGCTCCGCGTTCTCCTGACGCAAACGCTTGAGTTCGGCGCTTTCCTCAGTGGAAACCCGAGGACGGACTCCGGCATCCACACGCGCTCGCATCACCCAGCGCCGAAGAGGTTCCCTCGACGTCCCCAACTTCATCGCGGTATCGGCGATCACGCGGGTTTCAGATACTCCCAGATTATCCCGCAGACGATCCTCAACAAGCCTGACAGCCCGCTCCCCAAAAACTTTTATATAGTTCCTTGGCATGCGAAATCCTCTCACAAAAACCTCGGAACAAAACCCGGGATGCTTCAACGCCGAATCCTTGCTGTGCGGGGGAACCTTGTGAGATACTAAATTATGACTATCGCTAAATGGATTGTACTCGCGGTTCTCGTGCTAGTTGGATTTGCCATTTGGTGGCATTTCTCTCTGCGAAGGAGAATTGACAAGAGAATGCATGAAGCTCCGCCCGAAGAGCGTGAAGCTTTGATGAAAGTTCAACGAGATATTGATCGTGGCAAGGCGGCGCGCCAGGGATTCTTCTTCTAGGTACCGTAGACTGCGACTCGTCTACAAGGAATGTCTGATGACTGGGCTTGGCCAGGATCGCGCTAACCAGAGACCTGTGGCAGCCAAATTAGTTGATCCGTCTGTGTGAGTATTCGGTAGTCACGATAGGGCGCCCAACGCATGAACTTTGGGTTCGGACACGAGAGTTCTTCTCGGAGGTCTCTTGATACCCTAGTCTGCGCTCTGTGGGGCTACTCGTTCGAGAACGAGATCCGGGTCAAGGCCGGACGCACTCACTTCGATGAGTCTTTCACCACCCTCTCAGCACAATTGAATCGAGTAGTTCTTAGTGAGTGCTGGGATCTGTGCAGAGCTCTTCCCGATCGCA encodes:
- a CDS encoding glutamate-5-semialdehyde dehydrogenase; its protein translation is MSAEEFLISHKKTLKIGAKFLKNATREIKDSALHNIAKELEFRASEIVEENKKDLAKARENNLSEGIIDRLLLDEERVKNIANSVREIASFPDPVGNIVSGTKMPNGLKVTSITVPLGVVGIIYEARPNVTVDTACLGIKSGNAVILRGGSAALHTNAKIVEIMNNALVQSGMPTGLICSVDEFGRAGAKAMMTARGIIDVLIPRGGADLISTVVENSTVPVIETGTGNCHIYVDKSADIDKAINILLNSKTQRVGVCNAAETLLVHKDIKDIFLQRALQELSDKNVIVHGCEKTKDIADKIENLKFELATLQDWEKEYLSHDIACKIVESIDEAIEHINEYSSKHTEAICAYDLQAVDKFKEEIDSATIAVNASTRFTDGGQFGLGAEVGISTQKLHARGPMGLSSLTTISWYVEGDGTIRK
- the nadD gene encoding nicotinate-nucleotide adenylyltransferase encodes the protein MQINTGNDPSRIGIMGGTFDPIHHGHLVAASEVQDVFNLDEVIFVPTCVQPFKKDRDLTLAEHRYLMTTIATASNSKFSVSRVDIERGGITYTIDTLKDLRKLYPKAEFFFITGADALETIFNWKNSDELFDLATFVGVTRPNHDIDSQMLDKVSIVEVPAMAISSTDCRQRVRENKPIWYLVPEGVVQYIGKYHLYKMKDEEK
- the rsfS gene encoding ribosome silencing factor — protein: MFEPEVENLVIVAIKAAMEKQAEEIIAIDVSSRLALTDAFIIASADTQRQVSAIVDFIDEQMHKNGVVATRKEGLTECHWVLLDYGAIVVHVQLTEDREYYDLERLWSDCPRFEIPNSVFGELTGD
- a CDS encoding histidine phosphatase family protein; protein product: MTKIILWRHGQTAYNLEKRFQGQTDIPLNETGIKQAENAAIFLNKYKPTHIITSDLGRAKQTGEKLAELSGIKIVTDARLRESGFGVWEGLTRDEIVSKWPKEFENWQQGIRPENLNIEPVDSIGARFSQSVNEHVSNLNDDSVIVFVSHGGAILKGVSVLLGLSAGFRGIRLLNNCSWCVLEKAASGDWVLSEYNPINIA
- a CDS encoding thiopeptide-type bacteriocin biosynthesis protein translates to MTEAAQVPNDGKIARHVDTTMLLLEQTAPSQISNAYDQWLDKFAENYGFNTAVNALTVFDPIAGIGPIQLGLEDQPSGTLASQPLVSFLLDAHHPNQLQMKKDFYILDSKVVHRALRERRQDSSGRTITHDSRVKDLMFELFEHPTLGLLFLPAILGATDPGALLGRFASLLSSNEVSRIWGQGSSEQIEVVQLRPFFHSRQCQQLSAQFQPPGRYICPQVANPYDPSAISLSELLFCLADGGMRILDRRTGLPILVQSQSMITLAQFDPISKTILAIARRGEPAYTLFQEEPWSARETHRPGVILDGVVLRRPQWRLPAGMFSDYSDDEPFRRWKQMVNLPDHVRIGRGDQIQEFDLSNIDEYQAFKRSVGPRASILDAAFFTLNTDDRKVEYLYRYVPKSTNSIQTLRPSETFSLIDPKDGDKVEEWRAYEFTTPSGLIPEISDFRQVIQFFKDMGGKNWHFLHYTNPDAHLRLRFQLPPEANAQSKILNGLDALIESLRGENYKKVRIVEFFPEYTRYTRTTSIESIFEIFTRSSELALSERLTLQTTQNRKQVILSAVTSFMELVRYYFPETWATAIVKAFKRGSFEDPKHFDKQRTSLRYEIVHEIEDKVLEVGPRYKNYNEIGTDIIPSVMHMHFNRVAGIDRGGEADYTAIIRKFSLSRLARLKMRCYLESSDTPVESD
- a CDS encoding lanthionine synthetase LanC family protein; its protein translation is MNIDLDFERLSELYLDQIKLRLQPNSDRYLFDISKMNPRAAISDLLSYPSGVGGYIYCLRLIASATGSLEAKSLADRLFELALVTYKQNRTDIRAIQELFALADLSISQYGKADSHLQTIILEWMDTISVALLDQLDREDLIHHGFVSTDLVSGICRGILLVEGYCAPHSLELLQELLKLETCESGKRVRASFSGAPSLVWAEKAVVASHRNYGIVHGLDGICTTLCSALSRYCTTDSYDAVTYERGLDTVDDYLEWRIDSAEMKIGQIPMTEVLLNDGSCIDCFADDGIWCYGGSGLLGACNARIGLDSGPFALTDKFVMLADRVFHDPVAKSLTLCHGESGRILSLRNFSDLIDCAFSQEELRLAFCQRLGKLLSRGDLSGYLDPDLLFSNDPLNIGVLSGLGGVVIAYFETLCERLPPSHFAESCLLAAPWLRPYRTLHV